The Kineococcus mangrovi genome includes a window with the following:
- a CDS encoding phospholipase D-like domain-containing protein, whose product MSWVALLSELLVVVDYAVKVWAIGTVPEDRRPGSSSAWLLLILFLPVVGLPLFLLLGSPHVTGRRHHVQQLANQVIADSVVDLPAVPEGVVVDEHLRTLLELNRRLTYLPCVVGDHRRLLAEDEFVPALVRAVDRAERTVHVEFYVAALDPTTEPFFDALRRAVARGVRVRFLYDHLGARGYPGHARMNERLSADGVEWHRTMPIDPLRRRWRRPDLRNHRKLVVVDRRTAFVGSQNLVDPGYLKPRHVRAGRRWVDLNVELTGAVVQSVEEVFATDWYAETSEVLTEVASAVEESAPGGSSGAFQVVPSGPGYPTEPNLRMFCALIHAATRTVSIVSPYFVPDEGLEQAITTASYRGVRVELFVSEKADQFMVHHAQRSYYSALLRAGVRIHRLPAPAVLHAKVLVVDGERAVIGSSNMDIRSFNLDHEVSLLGLEPQFVADLAAVVDDYRARSVELTSQEWSRRPYRQRYLDNVMRLTAALQ is encoded by the coding sequence GTGAGCTGGGTCGCGCTCCTCAGCGAGCTGCTCGTCGTCGTCGACTACGCCGTGAAGGTGTGGGCCATCGGCACGGTGCCGGAGGACCGGCGGCCGGGGTCGTCCTCGGCCTGGCTCCTGCTCATCCTCTTCCTGCCCGTCGTCGGGCTGCCGCTGTTCCTGCTCCTGGGCAGCCCCCACGTCACGGGGCGACGACACCACGTGCAGCAGCTGGCGAACCAGGTCATCGCCGACAGCGTCGTGGACCTGCCGGCCGTGCCCGAGGGCGTCGTCGTCGACGAGCACCTGCGCACCCTGCTGGAGCTGAACCGCCGGTTGACGTACCTGCCGTGCGTCGTGGGGGACCACCGGAGGCTGCTGGCCGAGGACGAGTTCGTGCCCGCCCTCGTCCGGGCCGTCGACCGCGCCGAGCGCACCGTGCACGTCGAGTTCTACGTCGCCGCGCTGGACCCGACGACGGAACCCTTCTTCGACGCGCTGCGCCGCGCGGTGGCGCGGGGCGTGCGCGTGCGGTTCCTCTACGACCACCTCGGCGCGCGCGGGTACCCCGGGCACGCGCGGATGAACGAGCGGCTGAGCGCCGACGGGGTCGAGTGGCACCGCACGATGCCCATCGACCCGCTGCGCCGCCGCTGGCGCCGGCCGGACCTGCGCAACCACCGCAAGCTCGTCGTGGTGGACCGGCGCACCGCGTTCGTGGGGTCGCAGAACCTCGTCGACCCCGGTTACCTCAAACCCCGGCACGTCCGCGCGGGCCGGCGCTGGGTCGACCTCAACGTCGAGCTCACCGGCGCGGTCGTGCAGTCGGTGGAGGAGGTGTTCGCGACCGACTGGTACGCCGAGACCAGCGAGGTCCTCACCGAGGTGGCCTCCGCGGTCGAGGAGAGCGCACCCGGCGGTTCCAGCGGGGCGTTCCAGGTGGTCCCCTCGGGGCCGGGCTACCCGACGGAGCCGAACCTGCGGATGTTCTGCGCGCTCATCCACGCCGCGACGCGGACGGTGTCGATCGTCAGCCCCTACTTCGTCCCCGACGAGGGTCTGGAGCAGGCCATCACGACGGCGTCCTACCGCGGGGTCCGGGTGGAGCTGTTCGTCTCGGAGAAGGCCGACCAGTTCATGGTCCACCACGCGCAGCGGTCGTACTACTCCGCGCTGCTGCGCGCCGGGGTGCGCATCCACCGGCTGCCCGCGCCCGCCGTCCTGCACGCCAAGGTGCTCGTCGTGGACGGCGAACGGGCCGTCATCGGGTCCAGCAACATGGACATCCGCTCGTTCAACCTCGACCACGAGGTCTCCCTGCTCGGCCTCGAACCGCAGTTCGTCGCCGACCTCGCCGCGGTCGTCGACGACTACCGCGCGCGGTCGGTCGAACTGACGTCGCAGGAGTGGTCGCGCCGCCCGTACCGGCAGCGCTACCTCGACAACGTCATGCGCCTGACCGCCGCGCTGCAGTGA
- a CDS encoding 2Fe-2S iron-sulfur cluster-binding protein: MTITDTQGVPHPGEITAWGDDVDLAELVCGGVREITHDVKTFWFEPAGPHVFHFDPGQFITLHLDLDGRHVERSYTISSPPTRPHRLAITVKRKPGGLVSNWLHDNLAVGDRVTAAPPLGAFSMVHHPANKYLFLSAGSGVTPLMSMARTLVDLGSDVDVVFVHSAHSPADIIFRPELLGMPTQFPTVNVVQVCSHDSPGQEWWGWKGRLTREVLQEIAPDLGEREVFVCGPEGYMASVRDILGEVGFDLTHHHEETYVFESLPKAALVETDPVGMESFTAEVPSPAETDTFTVSMAKSGRTFPCAPGEFILDAAFRAGVSPPSSCSQGMCGTCKTVLLSGEVDMQHNGGIRPREIAAGKVLICCSRPLGDVEIDV; encoded by the coding sequence GTGACGATCACGGACACCCAGGGCGTCCCGCACCCCGGGGAGATCACGGCCTGGGGCGATGACGTCGACCTCGCCGAGCTGGTCTGCGGCGGCGTCCGCGAGATCACCCACGACGTCAAGACGTTCTGGTTCGAGCCCGCCGGCCCCCACGTCTTCCACTTCGACCCGGGTCAGTTCATCACCCTGCACCTGGACCTCGACGGCCGGCACGTGGAGCGCTCGTACACGATCTCCTCCCCGCCGACCCGGCCGCACCGGCTGGCGATCACGGTCAAGCGCAAACCCGGTGGGCTCGTCTCGAACTGGCTGCACGACAACCTGGCCGTGGGGGACCGCGTCACGGCGGCCCCCCCGCTGGGGGCGTTCAGCATGGTCCACCACCCGGCGAACAAGTACCTGTTCCTGTCCGCGGGCTCGGGGGTCACCCCGCTGATGTCGATGGCCCGCACGCTCGTCGACCTCGGCTCCGACGTCGACGTGGTGTTCGTCCACTCCGCGCACAGCCCGGCCGACATCATCTTCCGGCCCGAGCTGCTCGGGATGCCCACCCAGTTCCCGACGGTGAACGTCGTGCAGGTGTGCAGCCACGACAGTCCCGGTCAGGAGTGGTGGGGGTGGAAGGGGCGGCTGACCCGCGAGGTGCTGCAGGAGATCGCCCCCGACCTGGGCGAGCGGGAGGTGTTCGTCTGCGGGCCCGAGGGCTACATGGCCTCGGTCCGGGACATCCTCGGCGAGGTGGGGTTCGACCTCACCCACCACCACGAGGAGACCTACGTGTTCGAGTCGCTGCCGAAGGCGGCCCTCGTCGAGACCGACCCGGTCGGGATGGAGTCGTTCACCGCGGAGGTCCCCTCCCCGGCCGAGACGGACACGTTCACGGTCTCGATGGCGAAGTCGGGCCGCACCTTCCCCTGCGCCCCCGGCGAGTTCATCCTCGACGCCGCGTTCCGGGCCGGCGTGTCGCCGCCGAGCTCGTGCAGCCAGGGGATGTGCGGCACCTGCAAGACGGTGCTGCTGTCCGGGGAGGTGGACATGCAGCACAACGGCGGCATCCGGCCCCGCGAGATCGCCGCGGGCAAGGTGCTCATCTGCTGCAGCCGGCCGCTGGGGGACGTCGAGATCGACGTCTGA
- a CDS encoding GntR family transcriptional regulator, whose product MSALTTQEAATTPPSLADVAYERLRDRLVVLDIRPGEPLNDDLLAKEFGVGRTPVREALKRLEVDRLVVAYPRRGTFATTVDMTDLGYISEVRRALEPVAAAAAARRAGLAEREEMRTLARTVAALRTAADGGDLTRRELMRHDVEVHRSIYRHSQNPYLEDVLVRLDNLATRIWCLVLDRLPTFAGHVGEHVALLEAIVAGDADLAADLARAHVTGFEESVRQVL is encoded by the coding sequence GTGAGCGCGCTGACGACCCAGGAAGCTGCCACCACACCGCCGTCGCTGGCGGACGTGGCCTACGAACGTCTGCGGGACCGGCTGGTCGTGCTCGACATCCGCCCCGGTGAACCCCTCAACGACGACCTGCTGGCCAAGGAGTTCGGCGTCGGGCGCACCCCCGTCCGCGAAGCCCTCAAACGTCTGGAGGTGGACCGCCTCGTCGTCGCCTACCCCCGGCGCGGGACCTTCGCCACGACCGTCGACATGACCGACCTGGGGTACATCTCCGAGGTGCGCCGGGCCCTGGAACCGGTGGCCGCGGCCGCCGCCGCCCGCCGGGCCGGCCTCGCGGAGCGCGAGGAGATGCGGACCCTGGCCCGCACCGTGGCGGCCCTGCGCACCGCCGCCGACGGCGGGGACCTGACCCGGCGCGAACTCATGCGCCACGACGTCGAGGTGCACCGCAGCATCTACCGGCACAGCCAGAACCCGTACCTGGAGGACGTCCTCGTCCGGCTCGACAACCTCGCCACCCGCATCTGGTGCCTCGTGCTGGACCGCCTGCCCACCTTCGCCGGTCACGTCGGGGAGCACGTCGCCCTGCTCGAGGCCATCGTCGCGGGCGACGCCGACCTCGCCGCCGACCTCGCCCGGGCCCACGTCACGGGCTTCGAGGAGTCCGTGCGCCAGGTCCTGTGA
- a CDS encoding BCCT family transporter codes for MIHEEIDEERVESRRGRPLDVPVLVVSLAVVAVLLVVGVAFPDRLFASTGTALSWITTNLGWAFVLGATGFVVFALVLAFSRVGRIRLGADDERPEHSRASWIAMMFSAGMGIGLMFYGVTEPVTHLMTPPEAGIEPGTDAAAGEAMDYALFHWGLHPWAIYAVVGLALAYSSYRKGRSGGFSAAFAPLLRGPRGAGAARAIDVLAIFATIFGSAVSLGLGAAQINGGLSRVFGAGSGTAWQVGIIAVLTLCFVVSAISGIERGVKILSNTNMVLAGLLLLFLFVVGPTIFILDLIPNAAGNYLASLPEMSVRTGAYGGGEWLSGWTIFYWAWWISWTPFVGAFLAKISRGRTIREFVVGVMLIPTVVSLLWFSVFGGTAIHEQLTGALDVLASPDQNTQMFTLLAQFPWAGVTSVLVVALVAIFFVSGADAASIVMASLSSHGDDEPRRWLTALWGVLTGAVAVVLLYAGGLQALQNVTIIAATPFLVVMVALCVAITRDIRSDRLMRPVSAGPVRVEVVEPPATVEGLRVTRREALEVPVDD; via the coding sequence GTGATCCACGAAGAGATCGACGAAGAGCGTGTGGAGAGCAGACGGGGACGGCCGCTGGACGTCCCCGTGCTGGTCGTGTCCCTGGCGGTCGTGGCGGTGCTCCTGGTGGTCGGGGTCGCCTTCCCCGACCGGCTGTTCGCGAGCACCGGCACGGCGTTGTCCTGGATCACCACCAACCTCGGGTGGGCGTTCGTCCTCGGGGCGACCGGTTTCGTGGTCTTCGCCCTCGTCCTGGCCTTCAGCCGGGTCGGCCGCATCCGCCTCGGGGCCGACGACGAGCGGCCCGAGCACTCCCGGGCGTCCTGGATCGCCATGATGTTCTCGGCCGGCATGGGCATCGGCCTGATGTTCTACGGCGTGACCGAACCGGTGACCCACCTCATGACCCCGCCGGAGGCGGGCATCGAGCCCGGCACCGACGCGGCCGCGGGCGAGGCCATGGACTACGCCCTGTTCCACTGGGGTCTGCACCCCTGGGCGATCTACGCGGTGGTCGGTCTGGCGCTGGCCTACTCCAGCTACCGCAAGGGCCGCTCGGGGGGCTTCTCCGCGGCGTTCGCGCCCCTGCTGCGCGGCCCCCGCGGGGCCGGCGCGGCCCGGGCCATCGACGTGCTGGCGATCTTCGCGACCATCTTCGGGTCGGCGGTGAGCCTCGGGCTGGGGGCCGCGCAGATCAACGGCGGGTTGTCGCGGGTGTTCGGTGCCGGCAGCGGCACCGCCTGGCAGGTCGGCATCATCGCGGTGCTCACCCTGTGCTTCGTCGTGTCGGCGATCAGCGGCATCGAGCGCGGTGTGAAGATCCTGTCGAACACGAACATGGTCCTCGCGGGCCTGCTCCTGCTGTTCCTGTTCGTCGTGGGGCCGACCATCTTCATCCTCGACCTCATCCCGAACGCGGCCGGGAACTACCTGGCCTCCCTGCCGGAGATGTCCGTGCGCACCGGGGCCTACGGCGGGGGTGAGTGGCTGTCCGGCTGGACCATCTTCTACTGGGCGTGGTGGATCTCCTGGACGCCCTTCGTCGGCGCCTTCCTGGCCAAGATCTCCCGCGGGCGGACCATCCGCGAGTTCGTCGTCGGCGTCATGCTCATCCCGACGGTCGTCTCCCTGCTGTGGTTCTCCGTCTTCGGGGGCACCGCCATCCACGAGCAGCTCACCGGCGCGCTGGACGTCCTGGCCAGCCCGGACCAGAACACCCAGATGTTCACGCTGCTGGCCCAGTTCCCCTGGGCGGGGGTGACCTCCGTCCTGGTCGTCGCGCTCGTGGCCATCTTCTTCGTCTCGGGCGCGGACGCCGCCAGCATCGTCATGGCGTCCCTGTCCAGCCACGGCGACGACGAGCCCCGGCGCTGGCTCACCGCGCTGTGGGGTGTCCTGACCGGTGCGGTGGCCGTGGTGCTGCTGTACGCCGGCGGGCTGCAGGCCCTGCAGAACGTCACGATCATCGCGGCGACGCCGTTCCTCGTCGTGATGGTCGCCCTCTGCGTGGCCATCACCAGGGACATCCGCTCCGACCGCCTGATGCGCCCGGTGAGCGCCGGCCCGGTGCGGGTGGAGGTGGTGGAACCGCCCGCCACCGTCGAGGGCCTGCGGGTGACGCGGCGGGAGGCCCTGGAGGTGCCCGTCGACGACTGA
- the nhaA gene encoding Na+/H+ antiporter NhaA, with product MSNSSRPVFSRGSWPEAQRIAEVLRRETVGGALLVVGTVVALVWANSPFSDAYAGLRDTVVGPHALHLDLTLGEWAADGLLAIFFFIAGLELKREFVAGDLRDPRRAMVPVLAAVGGMAVPAVVFTLVNLGGGDAVRGWAIPTATDIAFAVAVLAVISTHLPTALRTFLLTLAVVDDLLAITIIAIFYTDQLSLPPLLGALAVIAVFGVLVQRRVRTWWLLIPLAVVAWALMHASGVHATVAGVLLGFTVPVIRSRAAGGPDAGPGLAEHFEHRWRPLSAGFAVPVFAFFSAGVTVGGFSGLVDSLHDRVALGIVAGLVVGKTVGILGSTALVSRFTNARLDGSLSWWDVFGASLLGGIGFTVSLLIGELAFGAGSVRDEHVKVGVLTGSLLAAALATVVLRLRNRTYRKLYEQEQLDDDGDGIPDVYQRFND from the coding sequence GTGTCCAACTCCTCTCGCCCCGTCTTCTCCCGCGGCTCCTGGCCCGAGGCCCAGCGCATCGCCGAGGTGCTCCGCAGGGAGACCGTCGGCGGCGCGCTGCTCGTCGTCGGCACCGTCGTGGCGCTCGTGTGGGCCAACTCGCCCTTCTCCGACGCCTACGCCGGGCTGCGGGACACGGTGGTCGGGCCGCACGCGCTGCACCTGGACCTGACGCTCGGGGAGTGGGCGGCCGACGGGCTGCTGGCCATCTTCTTCTTCATCGCCGGCCTCGAGCTCAAGCGCGAGTTCGTCGCCGGTGACCTGCGCGACCCGCGCCGGGCGATGGTGCCCGTGCTGGCCGCCGTCGGCGGGATGGCCGTCCCGGCGGTCGTGTTCACCCTCGTCAACCTCGGCGGCGGGGACGCCGTGCGCGGCTGGGCGATCCCCACCGCCACCGACATCGCCTTCGCGGTCGCCGTGCTGGCCGTCATCAGCACGCACCTGCCGACGGCCCTGCGGACCTTCCTGCTCACCCTCGCCGTCGTCGACGACCTGCTGGCCATCACGATCATCGCCATCTTCTACACCGACCAGCTCTCGCTCCCGCCGCTGCTCGGCGCCCTGGCCGTCATCGCCGTGTTCGGCGTGCTGGTCCAGCGCCGGGTGCGCACGTGGTGGCTGCTCATCCCGCTGGCGGTCGTCGCCTGGGCGCTCATGCACGCCTCGGGCGTGCACGCCACGGTCGCCGGCGTCCTCCTGGGCTTCACCGTCCCCGTCATCCGCTCCCGGGCCGCCGGCGGACCCGACGCCGGACCCGGCCTGGCCGAGCACTTCGAGCACCGCTGGCGTCCCCTCTCGGCCGGGTTCGCGGTACCGGTCTTCGCCTTCTTCTCCGCCGGTGTCACCGTCGGCGGCTTCTCGGGCCTGGTGGACTCCCTGCACGACCGCGTGGCCCTGGGCATCGTGGCCGGGCTCGTGGTGGGCAAGACCGTCGGCATCCTCGGGTCGACCGCCCTGGTGAGCCGCTTCACCAACGCCCGGCTCGACGGCTCGCTGTCGTGGTGGGACGTCTTCGGCGCCTCCCTGCTGGGCGGCATCGGGTTCACCGTCTCGCTGCTGATCGGCGAGCTGGCCTTCGGCGCCGGCAGCGTGCGCGACGAGCACGTCAAGGTGGGCGTCCTCACCGGCTCGCTGCTCGCGGCCGCGCTGGCCACCGTCGTCCTGCGCCTGCGCAACCGCACCTACCGCAAGCTGTACGAGCAGGAGCAGCTCGACGACGACGGCGACGGCATCCCGGACGTCTACCAGCGCTTCAACGACTGA
- a CDS encoding Lrp/AsnC family transcriptional regulator, which translates to MSSVRRLDSIDARILLALDEDPRATVLGLSRLLGLARGTVQAHLERLESDGVLHRFSRRLAPAALGFSVSAFVMIEIHQGQQEDTLQRLRETPEVLEVHGITGDGDLMCRIVARDADDLYRVGQEVLSIPGVVRTRTSLAMRELVPYRVDPLLSDLAD; encoded by the coding sequence ATGTCGTCCGTGCGCCGCCTCGACTCCATCGATGCCCGGATCCTCCTCGCGCTGGACGAGGACCCCCGCGCGACCGTGCTGGGCCTGTCGCGCCTGCTCGGCCTGGCCCGCGGCACCGTCCAGGCCCACCTGGAACGGCTGGAGTCCGACGGCGTGCTGCACCGGTTCTCGCGGCGGCTGGCACCCGCGGCCCTCGGGTTCTCGGTCTCCGCCTTCGTCATGATCGAGATCCACCAGGGCCAGCAGGAGGACACCCTGCAGCGGCTGCGCGAGACCCCCGAGGTGCTCGAGGTGCACGGCATCACCGGCGACGGCGACCTCATGTGCCGCATCGTGGCCCGCGACGCCGACGACCTGTACCGCGTCGGCCAGGAGGTCCTGTCCATCCCCGGGGTCGTCCGGACGCGGACGTCCCTGGCCATGCGCGAACTGGTCCCCTACCGGGTCGACCCCCTGCTCAGCGACCTCGCCGACTGA
- a CDS encoding bifunctional 3-phenylpropionate/cinnamic acid dioxygenase ferredoxin subunit, whose translation MTARTRVVVCATTDLPPGEVVRVDRAELAAAVSVFNVDGELFAIDDTCTHADESLAEGWVEDCAVECPRHASAFDLRTGVPSSPPALTPVRTHLVEVVDGQVVVEVGTPRPA comes from the coding sequence ATGACTGCCAGGACGCGGGTCGTGGTGTGCGCGACGACGGACCTGCCCCCGGGGGAGGTGGTGCGCGTGGACCGCGCCGAGCTGGCCGCAGCGGTGTCCGTGTTCAACGTCGACGGCGAGCTCTTCGCCATCGACGACACGTGCACCCACGCCGACGAGTCGCTGGCCGAGGGCTGGGTCGAGGACTGCGCCGTCGAGTGCCCCCGGCACGCCTCCGCCTTCGACCTGCGCACCGGCGTGCCGTCGAGCCCGCCGGCCCTCACCCCGGTCCGGACGCACCTGGTCGAGGTCGTCGACGGTCAGGTCGTCGTGGAGGTGGGGACACCCCGGCCGGCGTGA
- a CDS encoding aromatic ring-hydroxylating oxygenase subunit alpha, whose product MTAHTVAPGGPHQAREVREDVDDLVRRRVPGQSLEAPFYTSQEVYERDLDVVFGQNWIFVAAAAEIPEPGDFVTVEVGAWSVILVRDDDEQVQAFHNVCRHRGSRLLPERQGSVGNIVCPYHRWTYGVDGKLMFAESQPPTFDKSCFSLRSVHVRNLAGLVFICLAQDAPEDFDAVAEVIEPHLRPYELDKAKVAVTYDLPEAGNWKLVMENNRECYHCDGHPELITAYFPLFAYEAEDITPRLKPLYDRYVKAGDALAKVRADHGLPVRDHRELDTRQVGFQLSHLPLDGEGKSFAPNGGAVCSKLLGSVKDAAFGDLSLHMQPNSWFHLLSDHAVVFSVLPTSTGTSTLRTTWLVHPDAVEGVDYDLDALTMVWRATNDQDRALVAGTQVGCTNPGYVPGPYSMVEDDVEAFVNWYVTRLREAIA is encoded by the coding sequence ATGACCGCTCACACCGTCGCCCCCGGCGGTCCCCACCAGGCCCGGGAAGTCCGGGAGGACGTCGACGACCTGGTGCGCCGGCGCGTGCCGGGCCAGAGCCTGGAAGCGCCCTTCTACACCTCGCAGGAGGTGTACGAACGCGACCTGGACGTCGTCTTCGGGCAGAACTGGATCTTCGTGGCGGCGGCGGCCGAGATCCCCGAGCCCGGGGACTTCGTGACGGTCGAGGTCGGTGCCTGGTCGGTGATCCTCGTCCGCGACGACGACGAGCAGGTGCAGGCGTTCCACAACGTGTGCCGCCACCGCGGTTCCCGGTTGCTGCCGGAGCGGCAGGGCTCCGTCGGGAACATCGTGTGCCCCTACCACCGGTGGACCTACGGGGTGGACGGCAAGCTGATGTTCGCCGAGTCCCAGCCCCCGACGTTCGACAAGTCGTGCTTCTCGCTGCGCTCGGTGCACGTGCGCAACCTCGCCGGTCTGGTCTTCATCTGCCTCGCCCAGGACGCCCCCGAGGACTTCGACGCGGTGGCCGAGGTGATCGAGCCGCACCTGCGCCCCTACGAGCTCGACAAGGCCAAGGTCGCCGTGACGTACGACCTGCCCGAGGCCGGCAACTGGAAGCTCGTCATGGAGAACAACCGCGAGTGCTACCACTGCGACGGGCACCCGGAGCTCATCACCGCCTACTTCCCGCTCTTCGCCTACGAGGCCGAGGACATCACGCCGCGTCTGAAGCCGCTGTACGACCGCTACGTCAAGGCCGGTGACGCGCTGGCCAAGGTGCGGGCCGACCACGGCCTGCCGGTGCGCGACCACCGCGAGCTGGACACCCGTCAGGTCGGGTTCCAGCTCTCCCACCTCCCGCTGGACGGGGAGGGCAAGTCCTTCGCCCCCAACGGGGGTGCGGTGTGCTCCAAGCTCCTGGGGTCGGTCAAGGACGCCGCGTTCGGGGACCTCTCGCTGCACATGCAGCCGAACTCGTGGTTCCACCTGCTGTCCGACCACGCCGTGGTGTTCTCCGTGCTGCCGACCTCGACGGGGACGAGCACGCTGCGCACGACGTGGCTGGTGCACCCGGACGCGGTCGAGGGCGTCGACTACGACCTCGACGCCCTGACGATGGTGTGGCGGGCGACGAACGACCAGGACCGGGCCCTGGTGGCCGGGACCCAGGTGGGGTGCACCAACCCCGGGTACGTCCCCGGTCCGTACTCGATGGTGGAGGACGACGTCGAGGCCTTCGTGAACTGGTACGTGACGCGGCTGCGCGAGGCGATCGCGTGA
- a CDS encoding IclR family transcriptional regulator, which produces MSETRDSRTSPVQSVDRAVTVLEVLAELGEGGVTEIAQRLEVHKSTAFRLVTALESRGLVEQVGDRGKYRLGMAVVRLAGAVADRLDVTRRARPACEELAVTTGETVNVALADGDSALNVDQVRGSSSVVAHNWIGERTPLHATASGKVLMAFCPPVRAAGTAGRLRRFTAATTTRRRDLEEALDKIAVDGSAATSEELEVGLNAVAAPVRGPDGEVVAAISVSGPSYRLTADRLGEVTAAVVAAAEQASAALGWRA; this is translated from the coding sequence ATGAGCGAGACCCGCGACTCCCGCACCTCCCCGGTGCAGTCGGTCGACCGGGCGGTGACGGTCCTGGAGGTCCTGGCCGAGCTCGGCGAGGGGGGCGTGACCGAGATCGCGCAACGGCTCGAGGTCCACAAGTCGACGGCCTTCCGCCTGGTCACCGCCCTCGAGTCCCGCGGGCTGGTCGAGCAGGTCGGCGACCGGGGCAAGTACCGCCTCGGCATGGCCGTCGTCCGGCTGGCCGGGGCGGTGGCCGACCGGCTCGATGTCACCCGCCGTGCCCGCCCGGCCTGCGAGGAGCTCGCCGTCACGACGGGGGAGACGGTGAACGTCGCCCTCGCCGACGGCGACTCGGCGCTCAACGTCGACCAGGTCCGTGGCTCCTCGTCGGTGGTGGCGCACAACTGGATCGGGGAGCGCACCCCGCTGCACGCCACCGCCAGCGGCAAGGTCCTCATGGCGTTCTGCCCGCCGGTGCGGGCCGCGGGGACCGCCGGGCGGCTGCGCCGCTTCACCGCGGCGACCACGACGCGCCGCCGGGACCTCGAGGAGGCTCTCGACAAGATCGCCGTCGACGGTTCCGCCGCGACGAGCGAGGAGCTCGAAGTGGGCTTGAACGCCGTCGCCGCCCCCGTGCGCGGGCCCGACGGTGAGGTCGTGGCCGCGATCAGCGTGTCCGGGCCGTCCTACCGCCTCACGGCCGACCGGCTCGGGGAGGTCACCGCGGCCGTGGTGGCGGCCGCCGAGCAGGCCTCGGCAGCGCTCGGCTGGCGCGCCTGA
- the aroC gene encoding chorismate synthase encodes MLRWLTSGESHGPALAGILEGLPAGVEVDGAQIRRALARRRLGHGRGARMNFEQDELEVIGGVRHGRTQGGPIALRIGNSEWPRWQEVMAADPADADGRRYDEPGRIPARGRAAALTRPRPGHADLTGMQKYGFPDARPVLERASARETATRVALGEVARAFLAQTVGAEVISHVVSIGTQAVPEGTVPARGQRDAIDADPVRCADPGASARMVAEIDTAHGEGDTLGGVVEVVVHDLPPGLGSYVHWDRKLDARLAAALMGIQAIKGVEVGDGFETARRRGSAAHDEIERVDGGEGTDGFTVRRRTDRAGGLEGGMTNGEVLRVRAAMKPISTVPRALDTVDTASGGAAQAIAQRSDVCAVPAAGVVAEAMVALVLADAVVEKFGGDNVEQVRANVRSYLDSLPVKVAPTS; translated from the coding sequence GTGTTGCGCTGGCTGACCTCAGGTGAATCGCACGGCCCCGCGCTGGCGGGCATCCTCGAAGGCCTCCCCGCCGGGGTCGAGGTCGACGGCGCGCAGATCCGCCGGGCCCTCGCCCGTCGCCGCCTCGGCCACGGCCGCGGGGCCCGGATGAACTTCGAGCAGGACGAGCTCGAGGTCATCGGCGGCGTCCGGCACGGGCGCACCCAGGGCGGGCCGATCGCCCTGCGCATCGGCAACAGCGAGTGGCCCCGCTGGCAGGAGGTCATGGCCGCCGACCCGGCCGACGCCGACGGCCGCCGCTACGACGAGCCCGGCCGCATCCCCGCCCGCGGGCGCGCGGCGGCGCTGACCCGCCCGCGCCCCGGGCACGCGGACCTGACCGGCATGCAGAAGTACGGCTTCCCCGACGCCCGCCCCGTCCTCGAGCGCGCCTCGGCCCGCGAGACCGCGACGCGCGTCGCGCTCGGCGAGGTGGCCCGCGCCTTCCTGGCCCAGACGGTCGGCGCCGAGGTGATCTCGCACGTCGTGTCCATCGGCACCCAGGCGGTCCCCGAGGGCACCGTCCCGGCCCGCGGGCAGCGCGACGCGATCGACGCCGACCCGGTCCGCTGCGCCGACCCGGGGGCCAGCGCCCGGATGGTCGCCGAGATCGACACCGCCCACGGCGAGGGCGACACCCTCGGCGGCGTGGTCGAGGTCGTCGTGCACGACCTGCCGCCGGGTCTGGGGTCCTACGTGCACTGGGACCGCAAGCTCGACGCGCGCCTGGCCGCGGCCCTCATGGGCATCCAGGCCATCAAGGGCGTCGAGGTCGGCGACGGTTTCGAGACCGCCCGCCGCCGCGGTTCGGCGGCCCACGACGAGATCGAGCGCGTCGACGGCGGCGAGGGCACCGACGGTTTCACCGTCCGCCGGCGCACCGACCGCGCGGGCGGCCTGGAGGGCGGCATGACGAACGGTGAGGTCCTGCGGGTCCGGGCCGCCATGAAACCCATCTCGACGGTCCCGCGCGCCCTCGACACCGTGGACACCGCCTCCGGCGGCGCGGCCCAGGCGATCGCGCAGCGTTCGGACGTGTGCGCGGTCCCGGCCGCGGGGGTGGTGGCCGAGGCCATGGTCGCGCTCGTGCTGGCCGACGCCGTCGTGGAGAAGTTCGGCGGCGACAACGTCGAGCAGGTCCGCGCGAACGTCCGCAGCTACCTCGACTCCCTCCCGGTCAAGGTCGCCCCGACCTCCTGA